A single window of Pseudomonas lijiangensis DNA harbors:
- a CDS encoding LysR family transcriptional regulator, producing the protein MDKLQAMQAFVTVVDCGSQTTAADKLGLSRPVISRLLAELEEWTGARLMHRTTRRLNLTAAGAEVLPLCRRMLDLADDMRAVVAAPESEPKGLLRITSSTSFGQSQLTQAVTEFVGRYSQVRIDMVLLDRTVNLVDEGLDLAIRITNDLDPNLIARRLTTCRSVVCASPAYLEEHSIPDSLEDLALHNCLTHTYHSSSLWHFTRKGVPHSVAVKGNLSTNDSITTLQAALCGAGIALLPTYLAAPLIKSGRLVPLLIRYQPMELSIHAVYTSRKHMSSALRALLDFLAERFAPEPVWDLA; encoded by the coding sequence ATGGACAAGTTACAGGCCATGCAGGCTTTCGTCACAGTCGTAGACTGCGGCAGTCAGACAACAGCGGCGGACAAGCTCGGTCTTTCACGGCCGGTTATCTCCCGATTACTCGCCGAGCTTGAAGAGTGGACCGGTGCGCGGCTGATGCACCGCACGACCAGACGCCTGAACCTGACCGCAGCGGGTGCCGAGGTTCTGCCGCTGTGTCGGCGCATGCTCGACCTGGCAGACGACATGCGCGCTGTCGTGGCCGCGCCCGAGAGTGAGCCCAAAGGCTTGCTGCGTATTACCTCCAGCACCTCGTTTGGTCAGTCCCAGCTCACCCAGGCCGTCACCGAATTTGTGGGGCGCTACTCCCAGGTGCGCATCGACATGGTGTTGCTAGATCGCACAGTGAATCTGGTGGACGAAGGGCTGGATCTGGCGATTCGCATCACCAACGACCTGGACCCCAACCTGATTGCCCGCCGCCTGACGACCTGCCGGTCGGTGGTCTGTGCTTCGCCTGCTTATCTGGAAGAGCATTCGATCCCCGACAGCCTTGAAGACCTGGCCCTGCATAACTGCCTGACCCATACCTATCACAGCAGCAGCCTCTGGCATTTCACCCGCAAGGGCGTACCCCATAGCGTGGCAGTGAAGGGCAACCTCAGCACCAATGATTCCATCACCACTCTGCAGGCGGCCCTTTGCGGGGCGGGCATTGCACTGCTGCCCACCTACCTGGCCGCGCCGCTCATCAAGAGTGGTCGTCTGGTGCCGCTGCTGATCCGCTACCAGCCCATGGAGCTGAGCATTCATGCGGTCTATACCTCACG
- a CDS encoding MBL fold metallo-hydrolase: MLPLFARRFVASIALLGFAGTSLAAQPLKLDVYNPGAEAIFPVSSVLVTAEKDAILVDAQFGKPQAEQVVEKIRKSGKNLTTIYISHGDPDYYFGLQTITEAYPKAKVVASAETVAHIKETMEGKLAYWGPKLGDGAPSKLIVPEVIQGNHLKLEGQDLQIVGLDGPQPDRTFVWVPSIKAVIGGVVLANNIHVWMADTQSTKSHQDWLATLATIEKLKPVTIVPGHFLSGELKSEQAPAFTTNYIKTFDAETAKAKDSAALIKAMKAHYPKLGEESSLELSAKVAKGEMKW, from the coding sequence ATGCTACCGCTATTTGCACGACGCTTTGTTGCCAGTATCGCCCTGCTCGGCTTCGCCGGCACCAGCCTGGCGGCCCAGCCGTTGAAGCTGGATGTCTACAACCCAGGAGCCGAGGCCATCTTCCCGGTGTCATCGGTGCTGGTCACTGCCGAGAAAGATGCAATCCTGGTGGACGCGCAGTTTGGCAAACCTCAGGCCGAACAGGTCGTGGAGAAGATCCGCAAGAGCGGCAAAAACCTTACCACCATCTACATCAGCCATGGCGACCCGGATTATTACTTCGGCCTGCAAACCATCACCGAGGCCTACCCAAAGGCCAAGGTCGTGGCCAGCGCCGAAACCGTCGCTCACATCAAGGAAACCATGGAGGGCAAGCTGGCCTACTGGGGACCCAAGCTAGGCGATGGCGCACCAAGCAAACTCATCGTTCCTGAAGTCATTCAGGGCAACCATCTGAAGCTTGAAGGCCAGGACCTGCAGATCGTCGGCCTTGACGGCCCTCAACCTGACCGGACGTTCGTGTGGGTGCCCTCCATCAAGGCAGTGATCGGCGGCGTGGTACTGGCCAACAATATCCATGTGTGGATGGCGGATACCCAGAGCACAAAATCTCATCAGGACTGGCTGGCAACCCTGGCCACCATCGAGAAACTCAAGCCTGTGACCATCGTTCCCGGTCATTTCCTGAGTGGCGAACTGAAATCGGAACAGGCGCCCGCCTTCACCACGAACTACATCAAGACCTTCGATGCCGAAACCGCCAAGGCCAAGGATTCGGCAGCACTGATCAAGGCCATGAAAGCTCATTACCCGAAACTGGGTGAAGAGTCCTCACTGGAGCTGAGTGCCAAGGTGGCCAAGGGCGAAATGAAGTGGTGA
- a CDS encoding family 16 glycosylhydrolase, with product MASLRALSLAVLSAMLSPCFAISPDAQALQDQDASDAPAPAQIEFPDRVRTGLVNERAGSRLCMDLSANNQVVIFNPCDQSVRQAWIIEKQVGELSTIKNEGAGDNLCLFSSVDASVVNMTACNSENYTSHVYWTRILRPSGMYSLVSKVQNDYGRPGELALRADNSLTVTDPDAVSGTWSWQLNGRLPEGVASTPIFADEFEGDQLDSAKWSHRLPGIRNNCKNVPETVSVRSGYLTIKTYSGLSNGILQNYCGMISTADTFLASQGYWEASVRFKRAFGVQVAFWVQAPAMEVGYPEKGVEIDVFEHLSGAESKNYNHAIHWDLYGEHHKSWAWAGLLDSLDDGKFHRFGVLWGRDRYEFYVDGVMTKTVPPSVAPISLGDEIVILSSEVPRQFPPEGFGDQYSAQTDFDVDYVRVYPLSD from the coding sequence ATGGCAAGCCTCAGAGCGCTATCTCTAGCGGTACTGAGTGCAATGCTCAGCCCTTGCTTCGCAATATCTCCAGATGCCCAGGCACTACAGGACCAGGATGCCAGTGATGCACCTGCACCCGCGCAGATCGAGTTTCCGGATCGGGTCAGGACCGGGCTCGTCAACGAACGGGCCGGGTCCAGGTTGTGCATGGACCTGTCCGCCAATAACCAGGTCGTGATTTTCAATCCCTGCGATCAATCGGTCAGGCAGGCCTGGATCATCGAAAAGCAAGTGGGTGAGCTCAGCACGATCAAGAACGAAGGCGCCGGCGATAACCTGTGTCTGTTCAGCTCGGTCGATGCCAGTGTCGTCAACATGACTGCCTGTAACAGCGAGAACTACACCTCGCACGTCTACTGGACCCGGATACTAAGGCCCTCCGGGATGTATTCATTGGTCAGTAAAGTGCAGAACGACTACGGCCGACCCGGCGAGCTGGCCCTGCGCGCCGACAACAGTTTGACCGTTACAGACCCGGACGCAGTATCGGGAACGTGGAGCTGGCAACTCAATGGTCGGTTACCTGAGGGTGTCGCTTCAACGCCGATATTTGCTGACGAGTTCGAAGGCGATCAACTGGATAGCGCCAAATGGAGTCATCGGTTACCGGGCATTCGCAACAACTGCAAGAATGTTCCGGAAACGGTCAGTGTCAGGTCAGGGTATCTCACCATCAAAACCTACAGTGGGCTGAGCAACGGGATACTTCAGAATTACTGCGGCATGATTTCCACGGCTGACACTTTCCTTGCCAGCCAGGGTTACTGGGAAGCGTCGGTCCGGTTCAAACGGGCTTTCGGTGTGCAGGTTGCTTTCTGGGTTCAAGCCCCAGCCATGGAAGTGGGCTATCCGGAGAAGGGCGTTGAGATTGACGTCTTCGAGCATTTGTCTGGTGCAGAAAGTAAAAACTATAACCATGCCATCCACTGGGATCTCTACGGGGAGCATCACAAGTCTTGGGCCTGGGCCGGGTTACTGGATAGTCTGGATGACGGGAAGTTTCACAGGTTTGGCGTGTTGTGGGGCAGGGATCGATATGAATTCTATGTGGATGGGGTAATGACGAAAACGGTGCCGCCTTCGGTCGCGCCGATTTCATTGGGTGACGAAATAGTCATCCTGAGTTCCGAAGTGCCCAGGCAGTTCCCTCCCGAGGGGTTCGGTGACCAGTACAGCGCCCAGACCGATTTCGACGTCGACTATGTCAGGGTTTATCCATTGAGCGACTGA
- a CDS encoding SDR family oxidoreductase, which translates to MKFASTNNGRVALVTGAARGIGLGIAAWLITEGWQVVLADLDRARGAKVAGVLGDNALFIAMDVASEDQVAAGVAEVLRRFGRLDALVCNAAVADPHNTTLESLDLAHWNRVLGVNLSGPMLLAKHCAPYLRAHCGSIVNLSSTRARQSEPDTEAYAASKGGLLALTHALAISLGPEIRVNAVSPGWIDARDPSQRRAEPLSESDHAQHPAGRVGTVDDVAAMVAWLLSRNAGFVTGQEFVVDGGMTRKMIYAD; encoded by the coding sequence ATGAAATTCGCCAGCACCAACAACGGCCGTGTGGCTCTGGTGACTGGAGCGGCACGCGGGATCGGCCTGGGCATCGCTGCCTGGCTGATCACCGAGGGCTGGCAGGTGGTGCTGGCTGACCTTGATCGTGCTCGTGGCGCAAAAGTGGCTGGTGTGCTGGGTGACAATGCCCTGTTCATTGCCATGGACGTTGCCAGCGAGGATCAGGTCGCCGCAGGTGTGGCCGAAGTGCTCAGGCGCTTTGGTCGCCTTGATGCGCTGGTGTGCAATGCGGCCGTTGCCGATCCCCATAACACCACTCTCGAAAGCCTCGATCTGGCTCACTGGAATCGAGTGCTGGGCGTCAACCTCAGCGGTCCGATGCTGCTGGCCAAGCATTGTGCGCCATATCTGCGCGCTCATTGCGGCAGCATCGTCAATCTGAGCTCGACCCGTGCCAGACAATCCGAACCCGATACCGAGGCCTACGCGGCGAGCAAGGGCGGCCTGCTGGCCCTGACTCATGCGCTGGCCATCAGTCTCGGTCCGGAGATTCGCGTCAACGCCGTGAGTCCTGGCTGGATCGATGCGCGGGATCCTTCCCAGCGTCGTGCCGAGCCGCTGTCCGAGAGCGATCACGCACAGCATCCGGCGGGCAGGGTAGGGACCGTGGACGATGTTGCTGCCATGGTGGCGTGGCTGCTTTCCAGAAATGCCGGGTTTGTCACCGGGCAGGAATTCGTGGTCGATGGCGGCATGACCCGAAAGATGATTTACGCCGACTGA